Genomic DNA from Paramisgurnus dabryanus chromosome 11, PD_genome_1.1, whole genome shotgun sequence:
CAGAATGCTACAGAAAATATCATCATCTCATTTAAAACTCATAACCTTTAATTGCACACTGTGgtgaaaatgaaattaaaaacaaaaatgaatgtaaaaataaaacaaacatgaacatttaattaaatgGCAAAAATACTAAATCAAGATGGATGTAATTCAGAACATTAAAATCCCATTGTCCACTAGTGGACATgtcataaaattaaataaaggtgTTTTTTAAATTCTTTGCAATGTGTTTGTTACCACCCCAtaacttaaataaaaacaaaaattctaGATCTTTGGTTGTAATGCAGAAATAAAATATAGGGCAGTGGAATAGATTGCTGCtatcaaaacacaaaatatataaaacaaaaatatatacagtcATATTAAGCATTCTATCAGTTACAAACTCAGATCTTATCAGTTCCTTTAGTTTAGATATCAATGATTTTGGGGGAATCATTGAAGTCCAACATTTGAAGACCTGCTAATTGAAGCAACCAGTTTATTGGCATGTGGTCTAAACGATTCATGTCAAAATGGGCAAAATGAACCTTCGGACctgtgacaaaaaaaaacaatagtttAGATCAGGTCAAGCTATTATTTGTCATAGTGATTTTTATCAGAAGTCCTCTCACCTGGGCCTACAATAATGGCTCCACCTTGCTGCTGTGGATCTCCTTGAAAGTCAAAAAGAGGGCTGGTCATGGCACGCCACATACTTTTCAGGCTGCCAACAAGCAAACTGGATTTCACATGTGGACTTTTGTAAGCTATGAATGCAGATCAAAGTTactaaattaaatcaaatgcataaataagcAGAGTTATTCTATGGCCTCCTCATAGAGAGTTCAAATGAAGTGAAAACACATCACTGCTACTTTAGTAAATATCTTACAGTTCTCCATGTACGTCTCTCCTCTTCTCATTCCAAGTTTTTTGTAAATATGTCTTTCtgaatcaacatatatttcatgAGGATAGCCTGTTAGAGAGCAGAATTCCTAAAACATAAAGAAATTACAGGAtggacttaaagggacacttcacccatttgcatttagctttgtatagttagaaccccagtcatgtttttgaatgatcatgcataattttctcagttgtcgctgagacaggagaaatacagacttcagtgttgcacttccttctttcaatgatgtaaaaatcatcattttgcatcattgaaagaaggaagtgcaatatctttgttaagggagtgagactacaaacaccccttttctcggtcaaataggcaccaaattctaaatgtatgttacatttccactacaaatatgacacacttttaataaagattaatgtttctacgggtgaaatgctcctttaaaacCAACACGGTATTTGTGCTGATAATCAACACATTCATGTCAAAGTCACATCTACTGTATCTCTACAGGTTTATATTGTACATATTTATATTGTTcatatattctatataaatatatataaagcaTTTTTAATTTGTTACATAGCCACATAGTATATCATTCAGGCAAATATTTAAGTTAGTTTATTAGTTCAGCTTACGTGAATATGAGAATACGAGGACTGCCCAATCACTACCAATCTCACATTAGATTCCTGCATTTGTGCATGGAGATAAAGATCAATACAATATTCTGTTTTAAATTATGAagaatgtaaataataaaatgataaagAATGTTGGCCTCATTATGCATATAATGGATACATAAATATTTGACTTAATATGAACCCCTTCACCTGCAGCATATCCCGAGGTATTTTGCCCAAGTCTTCTACATATTCTTTGCATGTGAAGCACAAGAAATTCTGTAAACAGATGAGAAACTTTTTATGATCAGTGATGTTAAGAGAAATTACCGTTAATAAGGAAAGAATATTCAGCAAAGATTAAATGACATAGATTAAACCATAAAAAAATGAGctatttaatgtattttcatATACACTTTAATACACGGTTAAAAAGTTCTGTAGAAATTGTtttccagtaacttactgtagatttaaatttatgttaattacTGGCgactttgtctttacagaataaaactataaaataacagtaaataacatacatttaaatctacagtaagttagtggagaacagctgcataactacagcaaaccGTGTAGTTTTCATCTAAATGTAAGTAATTCCATAAAAAACCTGActatataattaatataataatttgATATAATGCTATTTTAGATTTGTGGAATCTTGATTAATTAATAAAACTGAATTCCCCCACATTATTACTGAATATGAATTACAGCAACACACACATTGTTAGAACAGAAGCGATGGAAAATTCCATTACCCTCACAAAGATGATTATTGCTTTTCTGTGTTGAAACAAACTCTGAAAAGTTGTCTTAACTCCATGTCGATCATATATAAAACAGTCACTGACGTCACACAGATCGTGTGAATCGTTTGTGATCTCCTGTCCAGACGGTCCAGACCGAATCTGTTGAGTTATTATTGGTGGAGCTGTAGCCATTGCGCTTCAGTTTTCTAGGGCTGGAGATATTTTTAGGAAGTTTGTCCTACTGGATGAAATGATCCTGCACGCCCCTTCCTCTTGAATCATACACATCCCAACTGGCCCGCTACATGTATTTATATAACACTGTCTATATTATCATAATAACGACGTTTAGCGAGATCACTTAAATTATATCAATTCATATGTTAACTCGGTTGATGTTTGTTTTCCAAATACATAGTTCCCTAGAGGTGACTCTTTTTTTAACGATTCGGTCGAACCGATTCGCAAACCGGTTAACGATGCGTGATGCATTATATTGTGtgcaaacaataaaaataaaatctcaACACTAAAACATCGATATAcagaattcatacaaagaataGTTTAGAAAGATTTTTAAATAGATTTGTTTTAAAACCTTGAGGGATAACGAACCGATTCGCTATAACGATTCGGACATCGAAACGCAAACGCACGTGAATCGTTTGCATATATATTTGCATACTTACATAACACATCACAACagtaataaaagaaaaaatatatataaataatgccAGAAATAATGCAGATATTCACATTTAAAGTACATAAAGGATGAATAGAGAGATAAAGTTTTCGTTGCTTTAGGATTTATAGAGCTTTGAATAATTTTACTTGTCTAgatcatttttaaataaagaaaatagcGGTTTGGATCCAGTACATTTTTGCTTATATATGTGAAATTTACCAAGTAGGACACATACACCCATTATATAAAATTGACCTGTATTCTCTTTCAAGcagtcaaataaaaaaaaaaacatctttaaattgAGTTGAGAATGGACGAGTTTCACAAATGCACATATCTTTCGCTTTTCAAAAACAGAGACAGCATAGTTATACAAAATGATAAAATCAATCCtgcaaatgtttacatttataaacagTTTTCGATTTCACCAAGTATTTAAAGCGTTCCCTTTAAACCATCGCCAATTGGTCATCTGCACCATACATACAGCTTATTTGACCAATGAGCGCGTAGTAGTAGGCGGGATTTCCTCTGTTGTTTGAATTCCGGAAGTGTTTGGAAACATTAGCAGCAGGTTGACGCATCCGTGTGAGGTAACAGGCGCTTGTGTTCTGCTGTAATTCGCGGATTATGAGCCCGCGGGACGGAGGTGCGAGCTGGTGGGTTTTATTTTGACTTTATTCAGTGAAAGTGATTTGATCTCGCGAGGAGTTTAACGACACTGTCACTCAATGAAACACACCGCCGTGTACAGCGACTGAGTGTTAATGAATGTTTATTATGATGTCAGCGTACTTTACTCACATACATAAACATCATGCAGTGTCTGATACACAACTTGAGCTTTACTCTTGCAATAAAGTGTTTGGGCAATACCATGGTGCAGCTACGGTGTCATATGATTATACTTAGTTACATTGATATATGCCATAGTAATAAATGTTTACCATGTTCATATACCGTGCTGCTTCAAAAATATCCCGTGGTGCATATCATTAGATTTACGCTCAAGCcattggacgtttgtgttgtgaTGCATGACAAACATTAGTTGGTGTATAAAGAGTCATCCTCTTCCTCAGGTTACTTGTATGCAATTTGTTGTATTCTTTacattgaacaaaatattgctAGTTTTAACCCTTAACTGTGAGTGGGACACCTGAGTTTACTTCATTTTGCATGTATATTTTAATCCATAATGAAAAATGATAtaactgaaaaatccagctaataCCAGCATAAACTAGTAGCTGGCTTTAGTTTAAGATGGCTGGAGCTGgtttaaaatggtcaaaaaatctAGTTTTCATAATCTAAAACATTCATAA
This window encodes:
- the prxl2c gene encoding peroxiredoxin-like 2C isoform X2; translated protein: MATAPPIITQQIRSGPSGQEITNDSHDLCDVSDCFIYDRHGVKTTFQSLFQHRKAIIIFVRNFLCFTCKEYVEDLGKIPRDMLQEFCSLTGYPHEIYVDSERHIYKKLGMRRGETYMENSYKSPHVKSSLLVGSLKSMWRAMTSPLFDFQGDPQQQGGAIIVGPGPKVHFAHFDMNRLDHMPINWLLQLAGLQMLDFNDSPKIIDI
- the prxl2c gene encoding peroxiredoxin-like 2C isoform X1, encoding MATAPPIITQQIRSGPSGQEITNDSHDLCDVSDCFIYDRHGVKTTFQSLFQHRKAIIIFVRNFLCFTCKEYVEDLGKIPRDMLQESNVRLVVIGQSSYSHIHEFCSLTGYPHEIYVDSERHIYKKLGMRRGETYMENSYKSPHVKSSLLVGSLKSMWRAMTSPLFDFQGDPQQQGGAIIVGPGPKVHFAHFDMNRLDHMPINWLLQLAGLQMLDFNDSPKIIDI